Proteins encoded by one window of Melanotaenia boesemani isolate fMelBoe1 chromosome 10, fMelBoe1.pri, whole genome shotgun sequence:
- the usb1 gene encoding U6 snRNA phosphodiesterase isoform X1: MGEIPHQHTRSIQSSLPKIPGLILSMLVGYSSSSEEDSEAGEVTATTCQSESCSQKLQEEDDDKEHFPAKKKPRIEKLVPQKRLPLPGCLLAMFPDEEDPHTENSSLHGGRIRSFKHERGNWATYIYLPYHPEEGFEELLEELLSMAGAKGVVLTPQEEFHLSLSQTVVLRHHWIQPFTQNLRASLANCKRFWCSAGRLKVYSNAERTRTFLGMEVSTGHAQLLDLVRVVDKTMTEFQLDTFYKDPSFHVSLAWCVGDLTEKMKEFLQELQSVIDEHEEGPFLLRLDCAELCCRTGNKSFRFPLEL, encoded by the exons ATGGGGGAAATCCCGCATCAACATACCAGGAGCATTCAGTCAAGCCTGCCGAAAATCCCCGGTTTAATACTGTC GATGTTGGTTGGCTACAGCAGCAGCTCGGAGGAGGACAGTGAGGCTGGTGAAGTCACAGCGACGACTTGTCAAAGCGAAAGCTGTTCTCAAAAGTTGCAGGAGGAAGATGACGATAAGGAGCATTTCCCAGCAAAAAAGAAACCAAGAATTGAGAAACTGGTTCCCCAAAAAAG ACTGCCTCTTCCTGGCTGCCTCCTGGCCATGtttcctgatgaagaggatccACACACTGAAAACAGCTCCCTTCATGGTGGACGCATCCGTTCCTTTAAGCATGAGAGAGGAAACTGGGCCACttatatttatttgccat ACCATCCAGAAGAGGGGTTTGAGGAACTGTTGGAGGAGCTGCTCTCAATGGCAGGGGCTAAAGGTGTGGTTTTGACCCCGCAGGAGGAGTTCCACCTCAGCCTGTCTCAGACAGTGGTGCTCAGACACCACTGGATCCAGCCGTTCACACAGAACCTCAGAGCAAGCCTAGCTAACTGTAAAAG GTTTTGGTGCTCAGCAGGGAGGCTGAAAGTCTACAGTAATGCTGAGAGGACGAG GACTTTCCTGGGGATGGAAGTGTCTACTGGGCATGCTCAGCTGTTGGACCTGGTCCGAGTTGTTGACAAAACCATGACAGAGTTTCAGCTGGACACTTTCTATAAG GATCCATCTTTCCATGTGAGTTTGGCCTGGTGTGTTGGAGACCTGACCGAGAAGATGAAGGAGTttttacaggagctgcag AGTGTGATAGATGAGCATGAAGAAGGACCGTTTCTGTTAAGGCTGGACTGTGCAGAGCTGTGCTGCAGAACGGGCAACAAGAGTTTCCGCTTCCCCCTGGAGCTGTGA
- the usb1 gene encoding U6 snRNA phosphodiesterase isoform X2, with protein MLLQITMLVGYSSSSEEDSEAGEVTATTCQSESCSQKLQEEDDDKEHFPAKKKPRIEKLVPQKRLPLPGCLLAMFPDEEDPHTENSSLHGGRIRSFKHERGNWATYIYLPYHPEEGFEELLEELLSMAGAKGVVLTPQEEFHLSLSQTVVLRHHWIQPFTQNLRASLANCKRFWCSAGRLKVYSNAERTRTFLGMEVSTGHAQLLDLVRVVDKTMTEFQLDTFYKDPSFHVSLAWCVGDLTEKMKEFLQELQSVIDEHEEGPFLLRLDCAELCCRTGNKSFRFPLEL; from the exons ATGCTCCTTCAAATAAC GATGTTGGTTGGCTACAGCAGCAGCTCGGAGGAGGACAGTGAGGCTGGTGAAGTCACAGCGACGACTTGTCAAAGCGAAAGCTGTTCTCAAAAGTTGCAGGAGGAAGATGACGATAAGGAGCATTTCCCAGCAAAAAAGAAACCAAGAATTGAGAAACTGGTTCCCCAAAAAAG ACTGCCTCTTCCTGGCTGCCTCCTGGCCATGtttcctgatgaagaggatccACACACTGAAAACAGCTCCCTTCATGGTGGACGCATCCGTTCCTTTAAGCATGAGAGAGGAAACTGGGCCACttatatttatttgccat ACCATCCAGAAGAGGGGTTTGAGGAACTGTTGGAGGAGCTGCTCTCAATGGCAGGGGCTAAAGGTGTGGTTTTGACCCCGCAGGAGGAGTTCCACCTCAGCCTGTCTCAGACAGTGGTGCTCAGACACCACTGGATCCAGCCGTTCACACAGAACCTCAGAGCAAGCCTAGCTAACTGTAAAAG GTTTTGGTGCTCAGCAGGGAGGCTGAAAGTCTACAGTAATGCTGAGAGGACGAG GACTTTCCTGGGGATGGAAGTGTCTACTGGGCATGCTCAGCTGTTGGACCTGGTCCGAGTTGTTGACAAAACCATGACAGAGTTTCAGCTGGACACTTTCTATAAG GATCCATCTTTCCATGTGAGTTTGGCCTGGTGTGTTGGAGACCTGACCGAGAAGATGAAGGAGTttttacaggagctgcag AGTGTGATAGATGAGCATGAAGAAGGACCGTTTCTGTTAAGGCTGGACTGTGCAGAGCTGTGCTGCAGAACGGGCAACAAGAGTTTCCGCTTCCCCCTGGAGCTGTGA
- the usb1 gene encoding U6 snRNA phosphodiesterase isoform X3 → MLVGYSSSSEEDSEAGEVTATTCQSESCSQKLQEEDDDKEHFPAKKKPRIEKLVPQKRLPLPGCLLAMFPDEEDPHTENSSLHGGRIRSFKHERGNWATYIYLPYHPEEGFEELLEELLSMAGAKGVVLTPQEEFHLSLSQTVVLRHHWIQPFTQNLRASLANCKRFWCSAGRLKVYSNAERTRTFLGMEVSTGHAQLLDLVRVVDKTMTEFQLDTFYKDPSFHVSLAWCVGDLTEKMKEFLQELQSVIDEHEEGPFLLRLDCAELCCRTGNKSFRFPLEL, encoded by the exons ATGTTGGTTGGCTACAGCAGCAGCTCGGAGGAGGACAGTGAGGCTGGTGAAGTCACAGCGACGACTTGTCAAAGCGAAAGCTGTTCTCAAAAGTTGCAGGAGGAAGATGACGATAAGGAGCATTTCCCAGCAAAAAAGAAACCAAGAATTGAGAAACTGGTTCCCCAAAAAAG ACTGCCTCTTCCTGGCTGCCTCCTGGCCATGtttcctgatgaagaggatccACACACTGAAAACAGCTCCCTTCATGGTGGACGCATCCGTTCCTTTAAGCATGAGAGAGGAAACTGGGCCACttatatttatttgccat ACCATCCAGAAGAGGGGTTTGAGGAACTGTTGGAGGAGCTGCTCTCAATGGCAGGGGCTAAAGGTGTGGTTTTGACCCCGCAGGAGGAGTTCCACCTCAGCCTGTCTCAGACAGTGGTGCTCAGACACCACTGGATCCAGCCGTTCACACAGAACCTCAGAGCAAGCCTAGCTAACTGTAAAAG GTTTTGGTGCTCAGCAGGGAGGCTGAAAGTCTACAGTAATGCTGAGAGGACGAG GACTTTCCTGGGGATGGAAGTGTCTACTGGGCATGCTCAGCTGTTGGACCTGGTCCGAGTTGTTGACAAAACCATGACAGAGTTTCAGCTGGACACTTTCTATAAG GATCCATCTTTCCATGTGAGTTTGGCCTGGTGTGTTGGAGACCTGACCGAGAAGATGAAGGAGTttttacaggagctgcag AGTGTGATAGATGAGCATGAAGAAGGACCGTTTCTGTTAAGGCTGGACTGTGCAGAGCTGTGCTGCAGAACGGGCAACAAGAGTTTCCGCTTCCCCCTGGAGCTGTGA